Proteins encoded in a region of the Vicia villosa cultivar HV-30 ecotype Madison, WI linkage group LG5, Vvil1.0, whole genome shotgun sequence genome:
- the LOC131603476 gene encoding rho GDP-dissociation inhibitor 1-like, with protein sequence MSAAVGAVSATKDVSFNVHLEEEHKNKGTNKVDVVNHDDVEEIGIDEDEEEEHKVELDLGPQFSLKEQLEKDKDDESLRKWKEQLLGNVDVSAVGEKIEPEVKIASLTIICQGRPNLILPIPFTTTDSKKSIFTLKEGSQYRLKFSFTVSNNIVSGLKYTNVVWKTGVRVDNTKKMLGTYSPQQEPYTYELEEEITPSGLFARGTYSARTKFVDDDRRCYLDASYRFEIQKNWPTHH encoded by the exons ATGTCTGCTGCTGTAGGAGCTGTGTCAGCGACCAAAGATGTTTCTTTTAATGTTCATTTGGAGGAAGAGCACAAAAACAAAGGAACCAACAAGGTTGATGTTGTCAACCATGATGATGTTGAGGAAATTGGGATAGATGAAGATGAGGAGGAAGAACACAAGGTGGAGTTGGATCTTGGTCCTCAGTTTTCTCTCAAGGAAcagcttgagaaagataaa GATGATGAAAGCTTGAGGAAATGGAAAGAGCAACTTCTAGGAAATGTTGATGTGTCTGCTGTTGGAG AGAAAATTGAGCCAGAAGTGAAGATAGCGAGTCTCACTATTATATGCCAAGGAAGACCTAATCTCATCTTGCCAATTCCATTCACTACTACTGATTCCAAAAAGAGTATTTTCACTCTCAAGGAAGGAAGCCAATATAGGCTAAAATTCTCTTTCACTGTCTCAAACAACATTGTTTCTGGACTCAAATATACTAATGTTGTTTGGAAAACTGGGGTTAGAG TGGACAACACAAAGAAAATGTTGGGAACTTATAGCCCACAGCAGGAACCATATACAtatgaattggaagaagaaatTACTCCTTCTGGCTTGTTTGCAAGGGGAACTTATTCAGCAAGAACCAAG TTTGTGGATGATGATCGAAGATGCTACTTGGATGCGAGTTATAGGTTTGAGATACAGAAGAATTGGCCTACACACCACTAA
- the LOC131603475 gene encoding MACPF domain-containing protein At4g24290-like has product MEVEKGIEMVALESLGKGFDLASDFRLRFAKGIREGGGGDSRKRLVVLDEQNKRDILIPGVGGATLIKGVSENIRCDKGDRIRFKSDVLEFNQMSELLNQKSAVHGKIPSGYFNALFDLSGDWLRDASDIKSLAFDGYFISLYCLHLTTSPLVLQEEVKKSVPAQWDPAALSRFIQTYGTHIVVGMDVGGQDVICVKQRHSSKIPPGDIRRHLEDLGDFLFSDVRSPSSLQRKTADSKQKVPEVFNRVMQSNTTQFTSISETSSKDGLTIICSKRGGDVYKHSHSNWLQTVPSNPEAIKFKFVPISSLLTGIPGSGYLSHAINLYLRYKPSPEDLQYFLEFQIPRQWAPMFCELPLRHQRRKTSSLSLQFYFFGPKLQISSTQVVSDQKPVVGLRLFLEGKKSDRLALHINHLSSLPNKMVLSSDTSTPSVRSMWRGSDENESSNQFLEPIRWKRFSNVCTAVVKHDPNWLNNCGGVYIVTGAQLITKGSWPRNVLHLCLLFTHITNCTIRKSEWGTAPETSRKSSFLTNLSTTFSFTQQGITAAPPKKPPTSLNSGIYPNGPPVPVRSSKLLRYVETAEVLRGPHDAPGHWMVTAAKLVTDGGKIGLQVKFALLDYW; this is encoded by the exons ATGGAGGTGGAAAAGGGTATTGAGATGGTGGCATTGGAATCTCTGGGTAAAGGGTTTGATTTGGCTAGTGATTTTCGTTTGAGGTTTGCTAAGGGAATTCGTGAGGGTGGTGGTGGTGATAGTAGGAAAAGGTTGGTGGTGCTTGATgaacaaaataaaagagatattttgattcCTGGAGTTGGTGGAGCTACCTTAATCAAAGGGGTTTCTGAGAATATCCGTTGTGATAAAGGGGATCGAATTCGCTTCAAGTCTGATGTACTTGAATTCAATCAG ATGTCCGAGTTGCTAAATCAAAAATCAGCAGTACATGGAAAAATACCTTCTGGCTATTTTAATGCTCTTTTTGATTTGAGTGGTGATTGGCTTCGAGATGCTTCTGACATCAAATCTCTTGCTTTTGATGGATATTTCATTTCTCTCTATTGTCTGCACTTGACTACTTCTCCACTTGTACTGCAAGAGGAAGTAAAGAAGTCTGTTCCAGCTCAGTGGGATCCCGCTGCATTGTCTAG GTTCATCCAGACATATGGTACTCACATAGTAGTAGGCATGGATGTTGGAGGTCAAGATGTAATTTGTGTCAAACAAAGACATTCATCTAAGATTCCTCCGGGTGATATCAGAAGACATTTAGAGGATCTTGGAGATTTTTTATTTTCGGATGTAAGAAGTCCTTCTTCACTACAAAGGAAGACGGCAGATAGCAAACAGAAG GTTCCCGAGGTCTTTAATCGCGTGATGCAATCAAACACAACGCAGTTTACTAGTATTTCAGAAACATCGAGCAAGGAT GGCCTCACTATTATTTGTTCCAAAAGAGGAGGAGATGTGTACAAGCACAGTCACTCAAATTGGCTCCAGACAGTCCCTTCTAATCCTGAAGCCATCAAATTCAAGTTTGTTCCTATTTCATCACTTCTAACTGGAATTCCAGGAAGTGGCTATCTTAGTCATGCAATCAATTTATATTTACGAT ATAAGCCTTCTCCCGAAGATTTACAATACTTTTTGGAGTTTCAAATTCCAAGGCAATGGGCGCCCATGTTTTGCGAACTGCCTCTCAGGCATCAGCGGAGAAAAACCTCTTCCCTTTCCCTGCAATTCTATTTTTTTGGTCCAAAGCTTCAAATTAGCTCCACACAG GTGGTAAGTGATCAGAAACCCGTGGTTGGCCTCCGCCTGTTCTTGGAGGGCAAGAAAAGTGACAGACTTGCTTTACATATAAATCATCTTTCAAGCCTCCCAAACAAAATGGTCCTCTCTTCAGATACCTCAACCCCGAGCGTACGATCTATGTGGCGAGGATCTGATGAAAATGAATCCAGTAACCAATTCCTGGAACCAATCAGATGGAAGAGATTCTCAAATGTATGCACAGCTGTCGTCAAGCACGACCCTAACTGGTTGAATAATTGCGGAGGTGTTTACATAGTAACCGGTGCACAACTCATTACCAAAGGAAGTTGGCCAAGAAACGTGCTTCATCTATGTCTTCTCTTTACTCATATAACCAACTGCACCATACGGAAGTCGGAGTGGGGTACCGCACCCGAGACTTCAAGAAAATCATCTTTCCTCACAAATTTGAGCACAACATTTTCATTCACTCAGCAGGGTATCACTGCTGCTCCACCAAAGAAGCCTCCTACTTCACTTAACTCTGGCATTTATCCAAACGGCCCACCCGTACCTGTTCGCTCGAGCAAGCTATTGAGATATGTTGAGACAGCTGAGGTTTTACGAGGCCCTCATGATGCTCCTGGACATTGGATGGTCACAGCTGCTAAGCTTGTGACCGACGGTGGTAAGATAGGATTGCAAGTAAAATTCGCATTGTTGGACTATTGGTGA